The sequence below is a genomic window from Salicibibacter cibarius.
AATGCATGGCATGTCGACGAAGACGCAACTGCGTCTCTGCGGAAGAAAACTCGAAATGGCCGATTGAATAAGGCAGTTCCGGTTGAGGAATGGATCGAGTCCGAGCGTGAACGTGTGTTGGAAAGAGATTTCGTCACTGAAGTACGTAAGATGTATCAGGATACCATGGGCATTTCGAGCCGTTTTAACGAGGAATTTCGGGAATTCTGGCGGTTGCCCAAAGACTTTGTAATGTGAGGAGCGATGATGATGGCAAGCTATAATCACGACACTGTTCGTGACTTAATTGATGGCCGACTTCCTTGGCAGTCGACGCGATCCATTATGAGTCAGTATAAAGATGATGATCGGTTTTTCAAGTATATCGATATTCTTCAGGAACGAGTAACATTCAACGATCCGATCTTGTTGCCGATCGGTGAACATTTATATATTGTTGCCAAGCAGGGAGAGCCGCAAGGTGAGCGAGTCGTCAAATGCGGCTGTGGTTATGAGTTTGGTCACTACACTCAAAACTGGAAGCTGAAGGCCGCGATCAATGTTCGAGATGAAGAAGAGGAAATTGCTGAAATTTATCCTGGACGTCATAGCTATGATCCGGACTGGATGGAAATTCGCGAGTTTATTTGCCCGGGTTGTGCCACGTTGCTAGAAGTGGAGGCAGCGGCGCCGGGATACCCGATCGTTTTTG
It includes:
- a CDS encoding acetone carboxylase subunit gamma encodes the protein MMASYNHDTVRDLIDGRLPWQSTRSIMSQYKDDDRFFKYIDILQERVTFNDPILLPIGEHLYIVAKQGEPQGERVVKCGCGYEFGHYTQNWKLKAAINVRDEEEEIAEIYPGRHSYDPDWMEIREFICPGCATLLEVEAAAPGYPIVFDFLPDLETFYRDWLGQELPAETR